In Psychrobacter sp. JCM 18902, a single window of DNA contains:
- a CDS encoding DUF2971 domain-containing protein gives MTDSDRKIIDKLEEIPDEYTRGIVKKLARIIISSNGNKISIANTKFLIATILLNKDYKEEALEVFNSIRLEENKSIYENAQFFIGDILLESSSLADIAHAKSSFVFVKNKFPYEAKNKIDICDLILDKSSEELGRNIFEISNLVYKILSILKIDINSIGKKQLHAERKLAHYTSTEVANILLHNPNTNFFRLNTIHNVNDPSEGKLLEGYLKNDSKERNREVRFDGECQTFIGCFTFNHDSLNQFRLYGKQDYKEASGISLIFNKNFFKENDHPDQMSFIATERILDEEVSEGKISQQPVIRCVYIDPSSQFIHLAQRNQITFYREFSDRVEADIKWMKYKKYIDKKANEFLIWFECLKSAYQKAMDIVSELDQSKASEVNILLDRILLPIKYLIKHIAFQEEQECRMLYITSLKDPKVKMDFGKFLYVEYDADVKTHLDKIYIAPAATQYQPYLAKLLCDTNVKIELSNNPYRQT, from the coding sequence GTGACAGACAGTGATAGAAAAATTATTGATAAGTTAGAAGAGATTCCAGATGAATATACTCGTGGAATAGTTAAGAAATTAGCAAGAATAATAATAAGCAGTAATGGGAATAAAATAAGTATAGCAAATACGAAATTTCTCATAGCTACTATTTTGTTGAATAAAGACTATAAGGAAGAAGCGCTAGAAGTGTTCAATAGTATCAGACTTGAAGAGAATAAAAGTATTTACGAGAATGCTCAGTTCTTTATAGGGGATATACTTTTAGAAAGTAGTAGCTTAGCAGATATAGCACATGCTAAGAGCAGTTTCGTCTTTGTAAAAAATAAGTTTCCTTACGAAGCAAAAAATAAAATAGATATATGCGATTTAATTTTAGATAAGAGTTCTGAGGAATTAGGCAGAAATATTTTTGAAATATCTAATCTTGTATATAAGATATTATCCATATTAAAGATTGATATCAACAGTATAGGAAAGAAACAGTTGCATGCAGAGCGTAAGCTTGCACATTATACTTCAACTGAAGTGGCCAATATTTTGCTACATAATCCAAATACTAATTTTTTTCGATTAAATACTATTCATAACGTTAATGACCCTAGTGAAGGTAAGTTACTTGAGGGTTATTTAAAGAACGACAGTAAAGAGAGAAATCGTGAAGTAAGGTTTGATGGTGAATGTCAGACATTTATTGGATGTTTTACTTTTAATCATGATAGTTTAAACCAGTTTAGACTTTATGGTAAGCAAGACTATAAGGAAGCTTCTGGTATTAGTTTGATATTCAATAAAAATTTTTTTAAAGAAAATGACCACCCTGATCAAATGTCATTTATCGCAACTGAAAGAATCTTAGATGAAGAAGTATCTGAGGGAAAAATTAGCCAGCAGCCAGTAATACGTTGTGTTTATATAGATCCTAGTTCTCAATTTATACATTTAGCACAACGCAATCAAATTACCTTTTATAGAGAATTTAGCGACCGCGTTGAAGCTGACATAAAATGGATGAAATATAAAAAGTATATCGATAAAAAGGCAAACGAGTTTTTGATATGGTTTGAGTGTTTGAAAAGTGCATATCAGAAAGCTATGGACATTGTAAGTGAGCTAGATCAATCGAAAGCTTCAGAAGTAAATATTTTACTAGATAGGATTTTACTACCAATAAAGTATTTAATTAAGCATATAGCTTTTCAGGAGGAGCAAGAGTGTCGAATGCTTTATATTACTTCACTCAAAGATCCCAAAGTAAAAATGGATTTTGGTAAATTCTTATATGTTGAGTATGATGCAGATGTCAAAACACACCTTGATAAAATCTACATTGCCCCAGCAGCTACTCAGTATCAGCCCTATTTAGCTAAGTTACTTTGCGATACGAATGTAAAAATTGAACTCTCCAACAATCCATATCGTCAGACCTAA